The following coding sequences are from one Ancylobacter sp. TS-1 window:
- a CDS encoding alpha-2-macroglobulin, protein MIVLGAAFTLPAQAQTAAPAPPAKPATNTAQPAKPATNTAQPAKPATNTAQPAKPAAAGSPANAAATAQQIARPAADALPATYSRPDLVEASRRLQALLQRDRAPLAKPVAQLRKEADAALAADDARTAAEIYGKLARAAPADAGAWQRLSRALSRIKPKDDENADTFLERAQAAAFLAYRAATTRAQQADALFAIGHLYDQRSLWRPALDTFATALTYANVPDQRAFYDKLREERGFRILDYSVDSDASSPRICVEFSEPLAGGGRDYSAYVTLSGPGGPVDKPAVTSEASQLCVEGLRHGESYEVKLRQGLPSSIAAEPLRESADLTIYVRDRKPGVRFTGRNYVLPRSGPRGIPVISVNTSRVGVELFRIGDRSLIPTALEGDFRRNLAGYDIQQLKDGKAELVFKGELETASPLNEDVTTSLPVDEAVGTLSPGVYVLAARPAGEAADPNDEWGTRATQWFVVSDLGLTALSGSNGLTVLVRALGTAQPLEGVELRLLAKSNEVLATTRTDASGAGAFDAGLMRGTEGFAPSVVVAQAKEGDYAFLSLDDQAFDLTDRGVGGRAAPEKLDAFVTTERGVYRSGESVHVTALLRNPQVAAARGIPLTLVLKRPDGVEERRVLAEDAGAGGRTVDFALMGDAMTGTWRVEAYADPRGAPTGATTFLLEDYVPERLALDLSSTATVIAAGTTVTVAADGRWLFGPPAAGLDVEGEIEVRVATQRPGLPGWRFGRPDDGFTPVREPLAASAVTDAQGKASLAAVLPSLPPSARPLEAEIFVALNEGGGRAVRRSLVLPVRPGGPGIGVKPLFEGAGPGENANAGFEVQAFDATGAPAALKGGQWALYRLETRYQWYRLGGAWDFEPVETVSKVADGKVELSAGAPARLNVPVAWGRYRLEVSDGRIATAVPFEAGWGGGATADAPDRLEVGLDKAQYDDGETVKVNLTSRHAGSATVLIVGDGVLASKTLDVPAGDSAVEFRAAAGWAPGAYALAFLHRPLDVAAGRNPGRAIGLAWFGVDRAQRVLDVKLDAPSLVRPETTLSVPVSVSGAGKGEAYVTLALVDVGILNLTAFKTPDPDGFYLSQRALGTQVRDFYGQLIDGMLGARGRLRSGGDAMEGGLQAEPPTQPPLALFSGLVRLDADGKGTVDFAVPPFDGTGRLMAVAWSDAAVGHAQADVIIRDPVVITATLPRFLAAGDRSTLNLAIANVDGEAGDYALEVVTDGPVAIASAPKAVPLTKGGRQAFSLQLDGTGIGEAKLSVRLSGPGGLAVLRDYRLNVRPAYPWISRRSVETLAPGESLTLSRDLVADLVPGRGGVSVFAGLDPALDVPALLGALDRYPFACSEQLTSRALPLLYISDFGPPARFRLGQDPAETIRTAIARLVARQGSDGSFGLWEAGGNDLWLDAYVSDFLTRAREKGHAVPEQPFVLALDRLRNALAYAGDGATDDGTAYAIYVLARNGRAPLGDLRYVADAKLAEVESAFARGQLAGALALLGDKGRAEKVFDAALELLPDAPETLTSGRPDFGSILRDAAGVATLASEAGFAGTARTARARVATAFVDAGPTSTQEDAWLLLAARAAREGRGIAVDVDGRAQSGVYERTLTPEELAKPIVLTNRGAAPLDVAVSIDGPPSAPEPAAANGFALTRSYFTLDGKPADPAKVAQNQRLVVLLEAQEDEAGPSHVLLVDHLPAGFEIDNPTLAVGADVGVLSWLGETTQPAHAEFRDAFFAAAFDLTEGSEEAQALRVAYIVRAVSPGRYAHPPAIIEDMYRPGRFARTAAGRTEVTGPAR, encoded by the coding sequence GTGATCGTGCTCGGGGCCGCCTTCACCCTGCCGGCGCAGGCCCAGACGGCCGCTCCCGCCCCGCCGGCCAAGCCGGCGACAAATACCGCGCAGCCGGCCAAGCCGGCGACGAATACCGCCCAGCCGGCCAAGCCGGCGACAAATACCGCGCAGCCGGCCAAGCCGGCGGCCGCCGGATCGCCGGCCAACGCCGCCGCCACGGCCCAGCAGATCGCCCGGCCGGCGGCGGATGCCCTGCCGGCGACCTATTCGCGGCCGGATCTCGTGGAGGCGTCGCGCCGGCTGCAGGCCCTGCTCCAGCGCGACCGCGCCCCGCTCGCCAAGCCGGTGGCACAGCTGCGCAAGGAGGCCGACGCTGCGCTGGCGGCGGACGATGCGCGCACCGCCGCCGAAATCTACGGCAAGCTGGCGCGCGCCGCTCCGGCGGATGCCGGCGCCTGGCAGCGCCTGTCGCGCGCCCTCTCGCGCATCAAGCCGAAGGACGACGAGAACGCCGACACCTTCCTTGAGCGCGCGCAGGCCGCCGCCTTCCTCGCCTATCGTGCCGCCACCACCCGGGCCCAGCAGGCCGATGCCCTGTTCGCGATCGGCCATCTCTACGACCAGCGTTCGCTGTGGCGCCCGGCGCTCGACACCTTCGCCACCGCGCTCACCTATGCCAACGTGCCCGACCAGCGCGCCTTCTACGACAAGCTGCGCGAGGAGCGGGGCTTCCGCATTCTCGACTACAGCGTCGATTCGGACGCCTCCAGCCCGCGCATCTGCGTCGAGTTCTCCGAGCCGCTGGCGGGCGGCGGGCGGGACTATTCCGCCTATGTGACGCTGAGCGGCCCCGGCGGCCCGGTCGACAAGCCGGCCGTCACCAGCGAGGCGAGCCAGCTCTGCGTCGAGGGACTCAGGCACGGCGAGAGCTACGAGGTGAAGCTGCGGCAGGGCCTGCCCTCGTCGATCGCCGCCGAGCCGCTGCGCGAGAGCGCCGACCTCACCATCTATGTGCGCGACCGCAAGCCGGGCGTGCGCTTCACCGGGCGCAACTATGTGCTGCCGCGCAGCGGTCCGCGCGGCATTCCGGTGATCAGCGTCAACACCTCGCGCGTCGGCGTGGAACTGTTCCGCATCGGCGACCGCAGCCTGATTCCGACCGCGCTCGAAGGCGATTTCCGCCGCAACCTCGCCGGCTACGACATCCAGCAGCTCAAGGACGGCAAGGCCGAGCTGGTGTTCAAGGGCGAGCTGGAGACCGCCTCGCCGCTCAACGAGGACGTGACCACCTCGCTGCCGGTCGACGAGGCGGTGGGAACGCTGTCGCCCGGCGTCTACGTGCTCGCCGCCCGGCCGGCCGGCGAGGCCGCCGATCCCAATGACGAGTGGGGCACGCGGGCGACGCAGTGGTTCGTGGTCTCCGATCTCGGCCTCACGGCGCTTTCCGGCAGCAACGGCCTGACCGTGCTGGTCCGCGCCCTCGGCACCGCCCAGCCGCTCGAAGGCGTCGAGCTGCGCCTGCTCGCCAAGTCCAACGAGGTGCTGGCGACGACCCGCACCGATGCCAGCGGCGCGGGGGCCTTCGACGCCGGGCTGATGCGCGGCACGGAAGGGTTCGCGCCCTCCGTCGTGGTGGCGCAGGCGAAGGAGGGCGACTACGCCTTCCTGTCGCTGGACGACCAGGCCTTCGACCTCACCGACCGCGGCGTCGGCGGGCGCGCGGCGCCGGAGAAGCTCGACGCCTTCGTCACCACCGAGCGCGGCGTCTACCGCTCGGGCGAGAGCGTCCACGTCACCGCGCTGCTGCGCAACCCGCAGGTGGCGGCGGCGCGCGGCATTCCGCTCACCCTCGTGCTCAAGCGCCCCGACGGCGTGGAGGAGCGCCGTGTGCTGGCGGAGGACGCCGGCGCGGGCGGGCGCACGGTGGACTTCGCCCTCATGGGCGACGCCATGACCGGCACCTGGCGGGTCGAGGCCTATGCCGATCCGCGTGGCGCGCCGACCGGCGCCACCACCTTCCTGCTGGAAGACTACGTGCCCGAGCGGCTGGCGCTCGACCTTTCCTCCACCGCGACCGTCATCGCCGCCGGTACCACGGTGACGGTGGCGGCGGACGGGCGCTGGCTGTTCGGCCCGCCGGCCGCCGGCCTCGATGTCGAGGGCGAGATCGAGGTGCGGGTCGCCACCCAGCGCCCCGGCCTGCCCGGCTGGCGCTTCGGCCGGCCCGATGACGGCTTCACCCCGGTGCGCGAGCCGCTGGCCGCCTCCGCCGTGACGGACGCGCAGGGCAAGGCGAGCCTTGCCGCCGTCCTGCCGTCGCTGCCGCCGAGCGCGCGCCCGCTGGAAGCGGAGATCTTCGTCGCGCTCAATGAGGGTGGCGGGCGGGCGGTGCGCCGCTCGCTGGTGCTGCCGGTGCGGCCCGGAGGCCCCGGAATCGGCGTGAAGCCGCTCTTCGAGGGCGCCGGTCCCGGCGAGAACGCCAATGCCGGCTTCGAGGTGCAGGCCTTCGACGCCACCGGGGCGCCGGCGGCGCTCAAGGGCGGGCAATGGGCGCTCTACCGCCTCGAGACGCGCTACCAGTGGTATCGCCTCGGCGGCGCCTGGGATTTCGAGCCGGTCGAGACCGTCTCCAAGGTCGCGGACGGCAAGGTCGAGCTGTCCGCCGGTGCGCCGGCACGGCTGAACGTGCCGGTCGCCTGGGGACGCTACCGGCTGGAGGTGAGCGACGGGCGCATCGCCACCGCCGTTCCCTTCGAGGCCGGCTGGGGCGGCGGCGCCACCGCCGACGCGCCGGACCGGCTGGAAGTCGGGCTCGACAAGGCCCAGTACGATGACGGCGAAACCGTGAAGGTGAACCTCACCAGCCGCCATGCCGGCTCGGCCACCGTGCTGATCGTCGGCGACGGCGTGCTCGCCTCGAAGACGCTCGACGTGCCCGCCGGCGACAGCGCGGTGGAGTTCAGGGCCGCCGCCGGCTGGGCGCCGGGCGCCTATGCGCTCGCCTTCCTGCACCGCCCGCTCGACGTGGCCGCCGGCCGCAATCCCGGCCGCGCCATCGGCCTCGCCTGGTTCGGCGTCGACCGCGCGCAACGTGTGCTCGATGTGAAGCTGGACGCGCCGTCGCTGGTGCGGCCGGAGACCACGCTCTCCGTTCCGGTGAGCGTGAGCGGCGCCGGCAAGGGCGAGGCCTATGTGACGCTGGCGCTGGTCGATGTCGGCATCCTCAACCTCACCGCCTTCAAGACACCCGATCCGGACGGCTTCTATCTGAGCCAGCGCGCGCTCGGCACGCAGGTGCGCGACTTCTACGGGCAGCTCATCGACGGCATGCTCGGCGCGCGCGGAAGGCTGCGTTCGGGTGGCGACGCCATGGAGGGCGGGCTGCAGGCCGAGCCGCCGACGCAGCCTCCGCTGGCGCTGTTCTCGGGCCTCGTGAGGCTCGACGCGGACGGCAAGGGAACGGTCGATTTCGCCGTCCCGCCCTTCGACGGCACCGGACGGCTGATGGCCGTGGCGTGGTCGGACGCGGCGGTCGGCCATGCGCAGGCCGATGTCATCATCCGCGATCCCGTCGTCATCACCGCGACGCTGCCGCGCTTCCTCGCCGCCGGCGACCGCTCGACGCTCAACCTCGCCATTGCCAATGTTGACGGCGAGGCGGGCGACTACGCGCTCGAAGTCGTGACGGACGGTCCCGTCGCGATCGCCAGCGCGCCGAAGGCGGTGCCGCTCACCAAGGGCGGACGGCAGGCCTTCAGCCTCCAGCTTGACGGGACCGGCATCGGCGAGGCGAAGCTCTCGGTGCGCCTGTCCGGCCCCGGCGGGCTCGCCGTGCTGCGCGACTACCGGCTGAATGTGCGTCCCGCCTATCCCTGGATCTCCCGTCGCAGCGTCGAAACGCTGGCGCCGGGCGAGAGCCTGACCCTCAGCCGCGACCTCGTGGCCGACCTCGTGCCGGGACGCGGCGGGGTGAGCGTCTTCGCCGGGCTCGATCCGGCGCTCGACGTGCCGGCGCTGCTCGGCGCGCTCGACCGCTACCCCTTCGCCTGCTCCGAACAGCTCACCAGCCGGGCGCTGCCGCTGCTCTACATCAGCGATTTCGGCCCGCCGGCGCGCTTCCGGCTCGGGCAGGACCCGGCGGAGACGATCCGCACCGCCATCGCGCGTCTGGTCGCGCGGCAGGGCTCGGACGGCTCCTTCGGCCTGTGGGAAGCCGGCGGCAACGATCTGTGGCTCGACGCCTATGTGAGCGACTTCCTCACCCGTGCCCGCGAGAAGGGCCATGCCGTGCCGGAACAGCCCTTCGTCCTGGCGCTCGACCGGCTGCGCAACGCGCTCGCCTATGCCGGCGATGGCGCCACCGACGACGGCACCGCCTATGCGATCTATGTGCTGGCGCGCAACGGGCGCGCCCCGCTCGGCGACCTGCGCTACGTCGCCGACGCCAAGCTCGCCGAAGTGGAAAGCGCCTTCGCGCGCGGCCAGCTCGCCGGCGCCCTTGCCCTTCTGGGCGACAAGGGGCGGGCGGAGAAGGTGTTCGACGCGGCGCTGGAACTGCTGCCCGACGCGCCGGAGACGCTGACCTCCGGCCGGCCGGACTTCGGCTCCATCCTGCGCGACGCGGCCGGCGTGGCGACGCTCGCCTCCGAGGCGGGCTTTGCCGGCACCGCCCGCACGGCGCGGGCGCGGGTCGCTACCGCCTTCGTCGATGCCGGGCCGACCTCGACGCAGGAAGACGCCTGGCTGCTGCTCGCCGCCCGCGCGGCGCGCGAGGGGCGCGGCATCGCGGTCGATGTCGACGGGCGGGCGCAGAGCGGCGTCTATGAGCGCACGCTGACGCCCGAGGAACTGGCCAAGCCCATCGTGCTCACCAACCGGGGCGCGGCGCCGCTCGACGTCGCGGTTTCCATCGACGGGCCGCCCAGCGCGCCGGAACCGGCCGCCGCCAACGGCTTCGCGCTCACGCGCAGCTACTTCACGCTCGACGGCAAGCCGGCCGATCCGGCCAAGGTGGCGCAGAACCAGCGCCTCGTCGTGCTGCTGGAGGCGCAGGAGGACGAGGCCGGGCCGAGCCATGTGCTGCTGGTGGACCATTTGCCGGCGGGCTTCGAGATCGACAACCCGACCCTCGCGGTGGGCGCCGATGTCGGCGTGCTGTCCTGGCTCGGCGAGACCACCCAGCCCGCCCATGCCGAGTTCCGCGACGCCTTCTTCGCCGCAGCCTTCGACCTGACGGAGGGGTCTGAGGAAGCGCAGGCGCTGCGCGTGGCCTATATCGTGCGCGCCGTCTCGCCCGGCCGCTACGCGCACCCGCCGGCGATCATCGAGGACATGTACCGTCCGGGCCGCTTCGCCCGCACGGCGGCGGGCCGCACCGAGGTGACGGGGCCGGCACGATGA